The Nitrospirota bacterium genome has a window encoding:
- a CDS encoding thermonuclease family protein — protein MVIVWAVLLTLFQAASVFAVDFSGHIISVLDGDTIEVLHNQHPERIRLSGIDCPEKKQAFGQRAKQAASELAFEKDVTIQTHGHDKYNRTIGEVILPDGINLNQELVKQGWCWWYRRYAPGDTVLEGLENEAREGRRGLWADPQPVPPWEWRKKSR, from the coding sequence ATGGTCATTGTCTGGGCAGTGCTCCTCACACTCTTTCAGGCCGCTTCCGTTTTCGCTGTCGATTTCTCTGGCCACATTATTTCCGTCCTCGACGGCGACACCATCGAAGTGCTCCACAACCAACACCCTGAACGCATCCGACTCAGCGGCATCGACTGTCCGGAGAAAAAGCAGGCCTTCGGCCAGCGAGCCAAGCAAGCGGCATCAGAGCTCGCATTCGAGAAAGACGTGACCATCCAGACTCACGGTCACGACAAGTACAATCGCACTATCGGGGAAGTAATCCTGCCGGATGGTATTAACCTCAATCAGGAACTCGTCAAGCAAGGCTGGTGCTGGTGGTATCGGAGGTATGCGCCTGGGGATACGGTGCTGGAGGGGCTAGAGAACGAAGCGCGAGAGGGGCGGAGAGGCTTGTGGGCTGATCCACAGCCGGTGCCGCCGTGGGAGTGGCGGAAGAAAAGCCGTTGA
- the umuD gene encoding translesion error-prone DNA polymerase V autoproteolytic subunit, which yields MPMNVDAVYAPDLSTRYALPVFLGRLPAGFPSPADDYIEGKLDLNRHLIKHPAATFFVRVTGDSMIGAGIHSGDLLVVDRSLDAVDGNVIVAALDGELTVKRLFRQGEILRLLPANTAYEPIEILTQQSFEIFGVVTNVIHSL from the coding sequence ATGCCGATGAATGTGGATGCCGTCTACGCGCCCGATCTCTCGACGCGTTATGCCCTCCCCGTCTTTCTGGGGCGCTTGCCGGCCGGCTTTCCCTCCCCCGCTGACGACTATATCGAGGGCAAGCTTGATCTCAATCGTCATCTCATCAAGCACCCAGCAGCCACCTTCTTTGTCCGCGTGACCGGCGACTCCATGATCGGGGCGGGCATTCACTCCGGCGACCTGCTAGTGGTGGATCGGTCGCTCGACGCGGTCGATGGCAATGTGATCGTGGCGGCGCTCGATGGCGAACTGACGGTCAAGCGACTCTTCAGACAAGGCGAGATCCTGCGCCTGCTCCCAGCCAACACCGCCTATGAACCGATTGAGATTCTGACCCAGCAATCCTTTGAAATATTTGGTGTCGTCACCAACGTCATCCACTCGCTCTGA
- a CDS encoding Y-family DNA polymerase, whose amino-acid sequence MPPVFALIDCNNFYASCERLFNPKLAGQPIVVLSNNDGCVVARSNEAKALGIKMGVPEFQIRPLLRAHHVQVFSSNYRLYGDLSQRVMETLEQFSPDLEIYSIDEAFLSLVGFERRNLTNYGRTIRKTVKQWTGLPVSVGIAETKTLAKLANRVAKRTADTNGVFDLLACQDREALLDGVAVGDVWGIGPNSVRLLTQRGITTALQLREADEPWIRKHLGVVGLRVVAELRGQSCLILEDCPPPKQGITCSRAFGRSVSTLAEMEEAVSSYVSRAAKKLRDEGLAATVLTVFIMTNAFTDEPQYRNSVTCELPVGTDSTSELIRAALKGLRHIYRDGYRYKKAGVMCTALVPADQVQPDLFDRQDRPKSKRLMSALDAINDRWGAGTLDYASNGLTQAWQTHCHHRSPAYTTNWDQLPVVTA is encoded by the coding sequence ATGCCTCCCGTCTTTGCCCTCATCGATTGCAATAACTTCTATGCCTCCTGCGAACGGCTCTTCAATCCAAAGTTAGCCGGGCAACCGATTGTGGTGCTGTCCAATAATGACGGCTGTGTGGTGGCGCGTTCCAATGAAGCGAAGGCGCTCGGAATCAAGATGGGCGTGCCGGAGTTTCAGATTCGTCCCCTGCTCCGCGCGCATCACGTACAGGTGTTCTCCTCGAACTACCGGCTCTACGGCGATCTGTCCCAGCGAGTGATGGAAACCTTGGAGCAGTTCAGCCCGGATCTCGAAATCTATTCCATCGATGAAGCCTTCTTGAGTCTGGTGGGGTTCGAACGACGCAACCTGACGAACTATGGGCGCACGATCCGCAAGACGGTGAAGCAATGGACGGGCCTCCCCGTCTCGGTCGGCATCGCCGAGACGAAGACGCTCGCCAAGCTCGCCAACCGGGTGGCGAAACGGACCGCGGACACAAACGGGGTGTTCGACCTGCTGGCCTGTCAGGACCGGGAGGCCCTCTTAGATGGAGTGGCGGTGGGAGATGTCTGGGGAATCGGGCCGAACTCTGTGCGTCTGCTCACGCAGCGCGGGATCACGACGGCCCTGCAGTTGCGCGAGGCGGACGAGCCTTGGATCAGGAAGCACCTGGGTGTGGTCGGCCTGCGAGTGGTGGCTGAACTCAGAGGCCAGTCCTGCCTCATACTTGAAGACTGTCCCCCGCCCAAGCAAGGGATTACCTGCTCACGGGCCTTTGGCCGATCCGTCAGTACGCTCGCCGAGATGGAAGAGGCGGTGTCGTCCTATGTCTCTCGTGCCGCGAAGAAGCTGCGGGATGAAGGATTGGCGGCCACGGTGCTGACCGTGTTCATCATGACGAACGCCTTCACAGATGAGCCACAGTATCGCAACTCGGTAACCTGTGAACTGCCGGTTGGCACGGATTCGACCTCGGAACTCATCAGGGCTGCATTGAAGGGACTGCGCCACATCTATCGGGACGGCTATCGCTATAAGAAAGCGGGGGTGATGTGCACAGCCCTCGTGCCAGCCGACCAGGTGCAGCCGGATCTGTTCGACCGGCAGGATCGTCCCAAGTCGAAACGGTTGATGTCGGCTTTGGATGCGATCAATGATCGCTGGGGAGCCGGGACGCTGGATTATGCGTCGAATGGATTGACGCAAGCCTGGCAGACGCACTGTCACCACCGTTCACCCGCCTACACGACCAATTGGGATCAACTGCCAGTCGTGACGGCCTGA
- a CDS encoding tetratricopeptide repeat protein, with protein MILVRAIALAFSIICLATSAWANLQADNDAYKSGDYATALSEWRPLAEQAHAVAQYNLGWLYFKGQGVPRDYAQARHWWKKAAAQGQAEAQLALAQMYERGEGVKLDYTKAASWYRLAAEQEVAEAQFRLGQYYTSGLGVETDEKISGLWYRLAARQGHEEAIQAVGQELTTDEVAQLEEFSRSWKPMSSAQLDEMLREEGKLTVTASGEYGPLSAERRWQLAIFVVGAGISTYIICGLFWLRFNKKKPAPYQIMASDAVVILLWPLGFYNAHLRKYWAQDRFRISDPEAKTGIESVGFIQKFGSHSRITVKSWKEALSRAQNLASTLNHSVYITDSAKYDNDILGGYWNRLYCVEASGEVRIISVSPSRVIRKCKPEKTRQDSSGAAGAGANVKQPLGAAQKISTDILITFLHPWVLKGIATLVGLAGWGIRGGIAAFGIAWCATMIIGNVVRWIDGGIPPRFALRHEAKSILEAHRETAIAAYPGLNDHALQNAIVGKIEEICRAAGDQSYGELMDAAERLKKEEINPLRRDLITAIWTHMERNIMVALGLTPQ; from the coding sequence ATGATTCTTGTTCGCGCCATCGCCCTTGCATTCTCAATCATCTGTCTTGCCACTTCCGCATGGGCCAACCTCCAAGCAGACAATGACGCCTATAAGAGTGGCGACTACGCAACTGCCTTGAGTGAATGGCGACCGCTAGCTGAGCAGGCACATGCCGTCGCCCAGTACAACCTCGGCTGGCTGTATTTTAAAGGTCAGGGTGTGCCCCGGGACTATGCTCAAGCGCGGCATTGGTGGAAGAAAGCCGCGGCCCAGGGACAGGCAGAAGCACAGCTTGCCTTGGCGCAGATGTATGAACGGGGGGAAGGGGTCAAGCTGGACTACACCAAAGCTGCCTCCTGGTACCGATTGGCGGCGGAACAAGAAGTTGCAGAGGCTCAATTTCGCCTGGGTCAGTACTACACCTCAGGGCTTGGAGTCGAAACGGACGAAAAAATATCAGGGCTGTGGTATCGGTTGGCCGCTAGGCAGGGACATGAAGAGGCGATACAGGCTGTCGGCCAAGAATTGACTACCGACGAAGTAGCACAACTAGAAGAGTTTTCCCGAAGCTGGAAACCCATGTCATCAGCTCAGCTGGATGAAATGCTACGAGAAGAAGGGAAACTCACGGTAACTGCGTCAGGAGAATATGGGCCTTTGTCTGCTGAACGCAGATGGCAACTTGCTATATTTGTTGTCGGTGCCGGGATCAGCACCTACATAATTTGTGGGCTTTTCTGGCTCCGCTTCAACAAGAAGAAGCCAGCTCCCTATCAGATTATGGCTTCTGATGCTGTGGTGATCCTCCTTTGGCCACTAGGTTTCTACAATGCGCATCTTCGGAAGTACTGGGCTCAAGACCGTTTCAGAATTTCTGACCCTGAGGCCAAAACCGGCATAGAATCCGTTGGATTTATCCAAAAATTCGGGTCACACAGTAGAATTACCGTAAAAAGTTGGAAGGAAGCCCTATCAAGAGCCCAAAATTTAGCATCTACATTAAACCATAGCGTTTATATTACTGACTCCGCGAAATACGATAACGATATTCTTGGTGGATACTGGAATCGACTGTATTGCGTAGAGGCTTCAGGCGAGGTCAGGATCATCTCTGTTAGCCCATCTCGTGTTATCAGAAAATGTAAACCGGAAAAGACAAGGCAAGACAGTTCTGGCGCAGCCGGAGCGGGAGCCAACGTGAAACAACCATTGGGAGCCGCTCAGAAAATTTCAACGGACATCTTGATAACCTTTCTGCATCCTTGGGTTCTAAAGGGGATCGCCACACTTGTCGGATTGGCAGGCTGGGGAATTCGGGGAGGAATTGCAGCCTTCGGTATTGCTTGGTGTGCCACTATGATTATCGGGAATGTTGTCAGGTGGATTGATGGAGGGATTCCGCCCAGATTCGCCCTGAGGCATGAAGCCAAGAGCATCCTGGAAGCACACCGAGAAACAGCAATTGCGGCATATCCTGGATTAAATGACCATGCTTTGCAAAACGCTATCGTGGGCAAGATTGAGGAAATATGCAGAGCTGCAGGAGACCAGAGTTATGGTGAGCTGATGGACGCTGCCGAGCGGCTTAAGAAGGAAGAAATAAACCCATTACGTCGCGACCTAATTACTGCGATTTGGACGCATATGGAGCGTAACATAATGGTGGCGCTAGGCCTTACCCCCCAATGA
- a CDS encoding tetratricopeptide repeat protein, with protein MTDVKWKLPPMTQVPERALDSTEAASDLQKLETQAAQGNAEAQFDLGELYADGVGVQQDYVVARQWWEKSAAQGFARSQFKLGWLYSEGVGVPQDHELARQWWEKSAENLGLPGVPIPDVPIPD; from the coding sequence ATGACAGATGTAAAGTGGAAGCTTCCACCGATGACGCAAGTTCCTGAGCGTGCGCTTGATTCGACGGAGGCAGCCTCAGACCTACAAAAGCTGGAGACGCAGGCCGCTCAGGGTAACGCAGAGGCACAGTTCGATCTCGGAGAGCTGTATGCCGACGGAGTGGGCGTCCAACAGGATTATGTGGTGGCGAGGCAGTGGTGGGAGAAATCGGCGGCCCAGGGCTTCGCCCGTTCGCAGTTTAAACTCGGCTGGCTGTATTCCGAAGGGGTAGGCGTTCCACAGGATCATGAACTGGCGCGGCAGTGGTGGGAGAAATCGGCTGAGAATTTAGGTTTGCCCGGTGTTCCGATTCCCGATGTTCCGATACCCGATTGA
- a CDS encoding tetratricopeptide repeat protein yields MAIRHWHLSIIIGCWSIFSTSSPVLANFDTALIAYKNGNFTEAFKQLQPLEEQSHPQSQLLLGVMYLEGEGVKRNYQTAAQWFRKSAEQGDEIAEFNLGLLYERGKGVPRDMSQAVYWYRWAAEGSHPDAQFRLARLYVTGKGVKRDTVEALVWLHLAARLGQEDALFHLARLAQQMTKAQVAEAQRQVKEWKALSPVQLDYLFSKEWARNLNIE; encoded by the coding sequence ATGGCAATCCGTCACTGGCACCTTTCGATTATCATCGGCTGCTGGTCCATTTTCTCGACCAGTTCGCCAGTCTTAGCGAACTTTGATACAGCCCTTATTGCCTACAAGAATGGGAATTTCACTGAAGCGTTCAAGCAACTCCAGCCCCTCGAAGAGCAAAGTCATCCTCAATCCCAGTTATTACTGGGGGTTATGTACTTGGAGGGCGAAGGTGTAAAACGGAATTACCAAACCGCTGCTCAATGGTTTCGGAAGAGCGCAGAACAGGGAGATGAAATAGCTGAATTTAACCTGGGATTACTGTACGAACGTGGCAAAGGCGTGCCCCGTGATATGTCCCAGGCGGTCTATTGGTACCGTTGGGCGGCTGAGGGTAGTCACCCGGACGCACAATTCCGTCTAGCCCGGCTGTATGTGACTGGAAAAGGTGTTAAGAGGGATACGGTGGAAGCGCTGGTGTGGCTTCATCTTGCTGCACGACTAGGACAGGAAGACGCATTGTTTCACTTGGCTCGACTGGCCCAGCAAATGACGAAGGCGCAGGTTGCCGAAGCACAGCGCCAAGTCAAAGAATGGAAGGCACTGTCACCAGTACAACTTGATTATCTGTTTTCAAAAGAGTGGGCACGGAATCTTAACATCGAATGA
- a CDS encoding tetratricopeptide repeat protein, with the protein MQTAFWILLAAVATWFVLGWFGGPKWTARALLFVYNTFKHKGLTEEECLYEMFISRGIWKTLPPTFLKALSVRLGSREMVVRFIILCERTGILRNNICSLSKLYVALANNPDFTVDTWLGTAALPLIRYANAMANADQLQPAKMALELALLLHPRAYTAWSTMALVLFKLGDYRAAAEWAGKVLNFNPDACSDEPLERAAAAILAPGGEEKIAAMLGEEPGMENSWDKIQQQMKAIIEASKTV; encoded by the coding sequence ATGCAGACCGCCTTTTGGATTCTACTCGCTGCCGTAGCGACCTGGTTTGTGCTTGGATGGTTTGGCGGTCCCAAGTGGACGGCTAGAGCGTTGCTTTTCGTCTACAACACCTTTAAGCACAAGGGCCTCACCGAAGAGGAGTGCCTTTATGAGATGTTTATCAGCAGGGGGATCTGGAAGACATTACCACCGACATTCTTAAAAGCACTGTCAGTCCGGCTTGGCAGTAGAGAAATGGTAGTAAGATTTATCATCCTTTGTGAGCGAACAGGAATTCTCAGAAACAATATCTGTTCCCTTTCAAAACTTTACGTTGCGCTCGCCAATAATCCAGATTTTACGGTTGACACATGGCTTGGCACAGCAGCACTACCACTTATTCGCTATGCCAATGCGATGGCTAATGCAGATCAGCTGCAACCGGCCAAGATGGCACTTGAACTAGCACTACTTCTCCATCCCAGAGCATATACGGCATGGTCTACCATGGCACTGGTGCTGTTCAAGTTGGGAGACTACAGGGCTGCCGCAGAATGGGCGGGAAAGGTTCTTAACTTCAATCCTGACGCATGTTCTGATGAACCCCTGGAAAGAGCAGCAGCTGCTATTCTGGCTCCCGGTGGTGAGGAGAAGATTGCGGCAATGTTAGGCGAAGAACCAGGAATGGAAAATTCGTGGGACAAAATTCAGCAACAAATGAAGGCTATTATCGAAGCATCGAAGACTGTTTAA
- a CDS encoding SOS response-associated peptidase: MCGRFTQTASPAVIAEQFGVTVPPLFFTPRYNIAPSQPVAAIRIEPGTTTRQLVQLRWGLIPSWAKDPKIGHQCINAKAETVAEKPSFRAAFKSRRCLVIATGFYEWQVQGKAKQPMWIGLKSHRPFAFAGLWEQWQPPEGAAIESCTILTTEPNELLQPIHNRMPVILAPTAYDQWLDPTVLQTASLQALLRPYPSEELQAYPVSTLVNNPKHEAPNCLEPLPA; encoded by the coding sequence ATGTGTGGACGCTTTACCCAAACGGCTTCGCCAGCGGTGATCGCGGAACAGTTTGGCGTCACCGTGCCTCCCCTATTCTTCACGCCTCGCTACAACATTGCCCCATCACAGCCAGTCGCCGCGATCCGGATCGAGCCTGGGACGACGACCCGTCAGCTGGTGCAGTTACGCTGGGGCCTGATTCCCTCCTGGGCCAAGGACCCGAAGATCGGGCATCAATGCATCAATGCCAAAGCGGAGACCGTGGCGGAGAAACCTTCGTTTCGTGCCGCGTTCAAATCGCGGCGTTGCCTGGTGATTGCGACGGGGTTCTATGAATGGCAGGTCCAGGGAAAGGCGAAGCAACCGATGTGGATCGGCTTGAAGAGTCACCGTCCCTTTGCCTTTGCCGGTTTGTGGGAACAGTGGCAACCTCCGGAAGGCGCGGCCATCGAATCCTGCACGATCCTCACGACGGAGCCGAACGAGTTACTGCAACCGATTCACAACCGCATGCCGGTGATTCTGGCCCCCACAGCCTACGACCAGTGGCTCGATCCGACCGTCCTGCAGACCGCATCGCTGCAAGCACTTCTTCGCCCCTATCCGAGTGAAGAGCTCCAGGCCTACCCCGTCAGTACGCTCGTGAACAACCCGAAGCACGAGGCTCCAAACTGCCTTGAACCGCTTCCGGCGTAG
- a CDS encoding replication initiation factor domain-containing protein, which produces MDDHNFTETIDWLAFTVPQATVDEMRLVVGGEWFETTTGFRGYPTCWLTNQGRHGVGKLGTGAPRNAQEVHVDLSAGIVSTWAEDKIRSVLTWVFARGGHITRMDVALDDRVAGVSIAQIKEAVVAGQAVTRSQKFKVVAGSSLRSGTSTGDTLYFGSRESQTMLRVYDKRLELEQKGREEAKEFGVRWELELKKDRAQACAKALLTLPPEDWREFLVGILRSYVDFRETTREAEPWEKYRAPLLAWWETLTEGFKRCRLVVEKVQQTFDEICQWLGQSISAMLALAYFRRGEQFLQELIYAGSKKWKTRHLAMLHEGRHMRPYVLRPI; this is translated from the coding sequence ATGGACGACCACAACTTTACAGAAACCATCGATTGGCTCGCGTTTACCGTCCCTCAGGCCACGGTCGACGAGATGCGTCTCGTGGTCGGTGGCGAGTGGTTCGAAACGACGACGGGCTTTCGTGGCTATCCCACCTGCTGGCTCACGAACCAAGGCCGCCATGGCGTGGGCAAACTCGGGACGGGGGCCCCTCGCAATGCTCAAGAAGTTCACGTCGATCTCTCTGCGGGGATTGTCTCCACCTGGGCCGAAGACAAGATCCGCTCGGTCCTGACCTGGGTCTTTGCCCGTGGGGGCCACATCACCCGCATGGATGTGGCCCTGGATGATCGGGTGGCGGGGGTCTCCATCGCACAGATCAAAGAGGCCGTCGTTGCCGGACAGGCCGTCACCCGGTCACAGAAGTTCAAGGTCGTTGCCGGGTCCTCGTTGCGCTCCGGCACCTCGACGGGCGACACGCTCTATTTCGGGAGTCGGGAGAGTCAAACCATGTTGCGCGTCTACGATAAGCGACTGGAGCTCGAACAGAAAGGCCGTGAAGAAGCCAAGGAGTTCGGTGTTCGGTGGGAATTGGAGCTGAAAAAGGACCGGGCGCAAGCCTGCGCCAAAGCCTTGCTCACGCTCCCGCCGGAGGATTGGCGGGAGTTCCTCGTCGGGATTCTCCGTTCCTATGTCGACTTCCGCGAGACGACCCGCGAGGCAGAACCCTGGGAGAAGTATCGGGCTCCGCTCTTGGCCTGGTGGGAGACCCTCACCGAGGGCTTCAAACGCTGCCGGCTCGTCGTCGAGAAGGTCCAGCAGACCTTTGATGAGATCTGCCAGTGGCTGGGCCAGTCGATCAGCGCCATGCTCGCTCTGGCGTATTTCCGACGGGGCGAACAGTTTCTCCAGGAGTTGATCTATGCCGGTTCCAAGAAATGGAAAACCCGGCACCTGGCCATGCTGCATGAGGGACGGCATATGCGACCGTATGTGCTTCGTCCCATCTAA
- a CDS encoding major capsid protein, producing the protein MWKKLSVVVLGLALMAQEAMAQVFPVDAATTTTITSVKSDIVAWGVVFIGVALTIFAYKRVKSLVH; encoded by the coding sequence ATGTGGAAGAAGTTGAGCGTAGTTGTTCTGGGGCTCGCGCTGATGGCTCAAGAGGCCATGGCGCAGGTGTTCCCGGTGGACGCCGCGACGACCACCACGATCACGAGCGTCAAGAGTGACATTGTGGCGTGGGGCGTGGTGTTCATTGGGGTGGCGCTGACGATTTTCGCGTACAAGCGCGTGAAGTCGTTGGTCCACTAA
- a CDS encoding helix-turn-helix domain-containing protein: protein MKQTWLTTNELAALLQVSIKTIRRAYRNGEIPIVRFRRMVRFDLEDVRRVMQQKSIRPNLRVMALQRATGGASRRRAQPNAPDR from the coding sequence ATGAAGCAAACATGGCTTACGACGAATGAACTCGCGGCCCTTCTGCAGGTCAGTATCAAAACCATTCGGCGTGCCTATCGGAATGGGGAGATTCCGATCGTGCGGTTTCGCCGCATGGTGCGGTTCGACTTGGAGGACGTACGGCGGGTGATGCAACAGAAGAGCATCCGCCCAAACCTGAGAGTGATGGCACTGCAGCGCGCGACCGGCGGCGCCAGCCGGCGGCGCGCGCAGCCAAACGCCCCCGATCGGTAA
- a CDS encoding JAB domain-containing protein, translating into MAIHGLQGSVNLLRQPKPGNPYAVPRYRVTLVRDGRATRPSAPLLTSVGAADLLRPLFEGLDREQFLVCGLDAKHCIIGVNIVSVGSLTMSIVHPREVFKPLILMSAGAWICAHNHPSGDTTPSQEDRVLTSRLRQGADLLGITLLDHLILTDARCYSFADQGWPGA; encoded by the coding sequence ATGGCCATTCACGGTTTACAGGGCAGTGTGAATCTTCTCCGGCAGCCGAAGCCGGGCAACCCCTATGCGGTCCCCCGCTATCGTGTCACGCTGGTGCGGGACGGTCGGGCCACCAGGCCTTCTGCCCCGCTCCTGACCTCGGTCGGCGCGGCGGATCTGCTCAGACCGCTCTTTGAGGGTCTGGATCGCGAGCAATTCCTCGTCTGCGGGCTCGATGCCAAACATTGCATCATCGGCGTCAATATCGTCTCCGTGGGCTCCCTCACGATGTCGATCGTGCATCCGCGGGAGGTGTTCAAGCCCCTGATTCTGATGAGCGCCGGCGCCTGGATTTGTGCCCACAACCACCCCTCCGGCGATACGACCCCGAGCCAGGAAGACCGCGTGCTCACCAGCCGTCTGCGGCAGGGAGCCGACCTGCTCGGCATCACCCTCTTGGACCATCTCATCCTCACGGACGCCCGCTGCTACAGCTTCGCCGACCAAGGCTGGCCCGGTGCCTAA
- a CDS encoding dual specificity protein phosphatase family protein, whose product MNIFNLTKPSIIDPIVFATIAPPTNMAGFKAWIECILAESIQRVVCLLPPDQLQDFSSLPGGLLVQLHEQFGEANVCWAPIKELHYADLSTLRCILDFLEDSALRKQKVVVHCLAGLGRTGHVLAAWLVSHHGLSIQDAIAKMIALGRDPWEAVAYGNARQEDLEKLLAHFLK is encoded by the coding sequence TTGAATATCTTTAACCTAACTAAACCGTCAATCATCGACCCTATTGTATTCGCTACCATTGCTCCGCCAACCAATATGGCTGGCTTTAAAGCGTGGATAGAGTGCATATTGGCTGAAAGTATTCAACGTGTAGTGTGCCTACTTCCGCCAGACCAGTTACAAGACTTTAGCAGCCTACCGGGAGGCCTTTTAGTTCAATTGCATGAGCAATTCGGTGAAGCCAATGTATGTTGGGCTCCAATCAAGGAACTACATTACGCCGACCTAAGCACTCTGCGCTGCATCTTGGATTTCCTGGAAGATTCTGCTTTACGCAAACAAAAGGTTGTCGTCCACTGTCTGGCCGGGCTAGGACGAACAGGTCATGTCTTGGCAGCCTGGCTGGTCAGCCATCACGGCCTCTCCATCCAAGATGCCATCGCTAAAATGATCGCACTCGGCAGAGACCCTTGGGAGGCTGTAGCCTATGGAAATGCACGTCAAGAGGACCTGGAAAAGCTGCTAGCTCATTTTTTAAAATAG
- a CDS encoding zonular occludens toxin domain-containing protein: MIEMLEGVPGSGKSYYAVSERFLAWVRANRKIYIYVDGIFLDRLGAFEGRTVEDLSTQIIVWQTPDDVRTGLLHVESGSAVIIDEAQTIFRSREKVDPELLRMLETHRHKGIDLVMMCQQHGQMTLGVLRLVEVTTKFRRLDRFGLKGRYQAQVRGNPEETDVIRMFTGKYSPGVYAYYSSYSNAAVRESARGGSILKSPTLVLGALGLVVAVGWFAFGGWLSGAKPAHKAAVATRSPPPPHPATTRSQPVVVASPVRPVRIQGGMTTLRGEEVVWLWVSDEGQLMTEEEIAGESGGTVSSRMVRGVRMLSGSGVIWGGADAKQMAAAAGSFPVPAWAKPDTEERAPGEAVQPVPSGSPGAEVFATPPGIMATPPGIMSTPPDLR; encoded by the coding sequence ATGATTGAAATGTTGGAAGGCGTACCTGGATCGGGGAAATCCTACTATGCGGTCTCAGAACGGTTTCTCGCGTGGGTCCGTGCGAATCGGAAAATCTATATTTATGTGGATGGCATCTTCCTGGATCGGCTCGGCGCGTTCGAGGGGCGTACGGTCGAGGACCTCTCGACACAAATCATCGTGTGGCAGACACCCGATGACGTGCGGACAGGGCTCTTACACGTTGAGAGCGGGTCGGCGGTGATCATTGATGAAGCCCAAACGATCTTTCGCAGCCGAGAAAAGGTGGACCCTGAACTCCTGCGGATGCTCGAAACGCACCGGCATAAGGGCATCGATCTCGTGATGATGTGCCAGCAACACGGGCAAATGACGTTGGGGGTGCTGCGTCTGGTCGAAGTGACTACCAAATTCCGCCGGCTGGATCGGTTTGGTTTGAAGGGCCGCTATCAGGCTCAGGTGCGAGGCAATCCTGAGGAAACGGACGTGATCCGGATGTTCACCGGCAAATACTCGCCGGGTGTGTATGCGTACTACTCGAGTTATTCCAATGCGGCCGTTCGTGAGAGTGCGCGAGGAGGAAGCATCTTGAAAAGTCCGACATTGGTGCTCGGGGCGCTCGGGTTGGTCGTGGCGGTGGGGTGGTTTGCCTTTGGGGGGTGGCTCTCCGGGGCGAAGCCGGCACACAAGGCCGCCGTGGCGACACGGTCGCCGCCGCCTCCCCACCCTGCGACCACCCGGTCTCAGCCGGTTGTGGTCGCCTCGCCCGTGCGGCCAGTGCGCATTCAAGGCGGGATGACGACTCTCCGGGGCGAGGAAGTGGTGTGGCTTTGGGTTTCGGACGAGGGGCAGCTGATGACGGAGGAAGAGATCGCGGGGGAGTCCGGCGGTACGGTCTCCTCGCGCATGGTGCGCGGCGTGCGGATGTTGTCGGGGTCTGGGGTGATCTGGGGCGGGGCGGACGCGAAACAAATGGCCGCTGCGGCAGGGTCGTTTCCGGTGCCCGCGTGGGCGAAGCCAGACACGGAAGAGCGGGCGCCGGGTGAAGCGGTCCAGCCGGTGCCGTCTGGCTCGCCTGGTGCCGAGGTGTTCGCGACACCTCCGGGTATCATGGCCACCCCTCCTGGCATCATGTCGACACCACCGGATCTACGGTAA
- a CDS encoding helix-turn-helix domain-containing protein — protein sequence MLLTIKDLAEQLRIKPGTLYAWAAQGKIPCRKIHGLVRFDQHDIDRWLSSFSPPQSVPLQIGNRRADHSDLDRLIASAKREVYNSAHGETRPRSSLIRKGEHDGALEA from the coding sequence ATGCTTCTGACCATCAAAGACCTGGCGGAACAACTGCGAATTAAACCAGGGACACTCTATGCCTGGGCCGCGCAAGGCAAGATCCCCTGCCGGAAGATTCATGGGTTAGTTCGCTTTGATCAACATGACATCGACCGTTGGCTGTCCTCCTTCTCCCCGCCTCAGTCCGTCCCTCTCCAGATAGGGAACCGGAGGGCGGACCATTCCGACCTGGACAGGCTAATTGCGAGCGCAAAACGCGAGGTTTATAATTCTGCCCACGGGGAAACTAGACCGAGATCAAGCCTCATCAGAAAGGGGGAGCATGATGGGGCTCTTGAAGCGTAA